The sequence ccactacagtactactacagtatcccgACCATATtccactactaaccccaaacctatatctcttcaaatgactaaaacacaatttttcataaactacagtaatcctacagtactcctacagtaccactacagtactactacagtaccccgaccacaTCCCAtcactaacctcaaaccaatatctcttcaaaagacaaaaacacaatttttcataaactacagtaatcctaccgtactcctacagtactcctacagtactactacagtaccccgcccatatccccctactaaccccaaacctatatctcttcaaatgactaaaacacaatttttcctaaactacagtaatcctaccgtactcctacagtactcctacagtactactacagtacccggaccatatcccactaataactccaaacctatatatcttcaaaagacaaaaactcaatttttcctaaactacagtaatcctacagtactcctacagtacctctacagtactactacagtaccccgaccatatcccactactaaccccaaacctatatctcttcaaatgactaaaacacaatttttcctaaactacagtaatcctaccgtactcctacagtactcctacagtactactacagtacccggaccatatcccactaataactccaaacctatatatcttcaaaagacaaaaactcaatttttcctaaactacagtaatcctacagtactcctacagtacctctacagtactactacagtaccccgaccatatcccactactaaccccaaacctatatctcttcaaatgactaaaacacaatttttcctaaactacagtaatcctaccgtactcctacagtactcctacagtactactacagtaccccgaccatatcccactactaaccccaaacctatatctcttcaaatgactaaaacacaatttttcctaaactacagtaatcctaccgtactcctacagtactcctacagtactactacagtacccggaccatatcccactaataactccaaacctatatatcttcaaaagacaaaaactcaatttttcctaaactacagtaatcctacagtactcctacagtacctctacagtactactacagtaccccgaccatatcccactactaaccccaaacctatatctcttcaaatgactaaaacacaatttttcctaaactacagtaatcctaccgtactcctacagtactcctacagtactactacagtaccccgaccatatcccactactaaccccaaacctatatctcttcaaatgactaaaacacaatttttcctaaactacagtaatcctaccgtactcctacagtactcctacagtactactacagtaccccgaccatatcccactactaaccccaaacctatatctcttcaaatgactaaaacacaatttttcctaaactacagtaatcctaccgtactcctacagtactcctacagtactactacagtacccggaccatatcccactaataactccaaacctatatatcttcaaaagacaaaaactcaatttttcctaaactacagtaatcctacagtactcctacagtacctctacagtactactacagtaccccgaccatatcccactactaaccccaaacctatatctcttcaaatgactaaaacacaatttttcctaaactacagtaatcctaccgtactcctacagtactcctacagtactactacagtaccccgaccatatcccactaataactccaaacctatatccctccaacagccgaaaacgccttgcctttgtaagctatgacgtcacttctTAACAAacggaaactatttttttatatataggtaatgatGCTACAGTTGGGTAGTTGTCAAATTTAATAATTCTCGGCAACTGCCgagttttggcattttcggTAATCGGCACTGTTCAcaatccaaatttttggcaaatcgacattttcggcaattcccTGATATCTATCATCACACTGGGTCTTGAAAGTCGTTAAAAGGTGGAATAGCTACTCATAATGGTACAGGACGACCAAATTTCATAGTAAAACAGTCCAATaatgtttagatttttcagtcaaaattttggcaaattaaaatttccagttaaagttttggaaaatatgatattttgaagatatccagaaaaatgtcgcatgttccgacccctaaAATACTTTAGCACAAgtaattgaatcaaaatttaagtataagaatcgtagaaaaaaaaacaattttttggtcgaactccaaaattttgagtggcacaaactgagtaattgccacttctTGACTGtcatgactgaaaatttttaaaaatttttaaaaaagtttgacgATGATATTTGGACATTATAGGACCATAGaagtttcaaacaattttctcactGGCGCTAATACAGCTTTACCTGTTCAAAATGCCAGTTTTGGTCTGAAATcccattttattattttgaaagaacacattcaaatttataaaaatccttaattttcaaatctgctgaatatcaaatttcttttttagtttttgttgaatacaGTTTGCCATGATTGATGATGTAATGCAGTTTAGCTCGCTAGAACCATAACATTTGGCATTTATAAATGCAAAGTCATCAATGCATAAGCTTGCGTAACTTCATTAATTGTCAATTTACCCATCTTCACTGCTATCGAATACCTTCCATTTCCGGACAACTGACAGCATATGGTCATCTCCTGTCTTCAACTTgcagctcttttttttcttgcgcAAAACCAATTATGTGTGCAAACTGTTGGTGGATTCCCAATTAAGGGGATGTAGGTAGAGGTCAGTAAGACAATAAGTTAAAAGTTGCCGATTTTAAGAGGGGACCACGACGAGATGAATTGTTCCACTTGTTGTCAATTATACATGTTCCTTGTCGGAAGTATTAAAAATATCCTTGAGATCATCCGAACAGTCAGTCAGCTGCCTCCTTGTCCACCCGCATCATTTGCTCATTTGTGACTAATAATTGAGGGAAAGAGGTGCGCGGAAAAACAAATCGTCCTTGGCAAGCTGCAGGATGAGGAGGATAATGGGTGGTATCAAGTCGGCAATATTGTAGCATCACTCTATATTTTCGTTCTTACAGGGACCATTTAATTCGAGGTCAATGTGACAAGTTGCTTTGCAGTTTGTTAGGAATCACacatcttgaaatttttacagaaatatcATTGTCTGACGTTGAAAAAGTACTTTAAAGTtacaaaatagaaaatgtaTATAATACACATTTCAGGGGTTATTTgatgtttgaataaaaaattataactaaCAAAAAcactgataatttttgaaaatgcatttttgaattgaagcATAACTTACTAGTTAGTAATCTTTTAAAGGTAATTTActcaaatatattttggagcatatttttctgtaagaacattttctatttctgaaaatacaaatagCACTAGAATTAGTATTCACATGGTGACCAAATTaattagaaacattttggGAACCGCTGATGTGTCCTTTAGAACAGTGTTTTGCAGTTTTAAGCTATAagatattgtttttttattgtggCGAAAAACCCTGAGCTGCTCTTTTTATAAACAgcgtttttgttttaattattttgcttAACATTTAACAGACATGAATTtactacaaatttttgatacttatgggtttcgttccccccaaaatgttttaattttctacatttcatttaaccacctttaaaattaaaaatgtgaacaaaagTACGGAGCAAAGCATTCATTTCTACAAATGAAACCATTCATTTCTCCAAATCGTTCCAGAAAGTTCacgtttttgtggtttttgtgggttctaaaatttcattttccatttttccatttaaaaaagtgaataaaaataCGGAACAAAGCATCCATTTTTACGAATCGTTCCAGAAAGTACACGTTTTTGtggttaattgaaatttagaaaattaaaacattttggtggGAACGAATCCCATAAgtaccaaattttcaaatattttttggttttgtgcTATAAAAATATAGCCGTCACACTACATACAcctttaacattttgaaaaacaggTAACTAGTTATTCATGCGCATTTCATTAATTATGTCtaactttctcatttttcggtgaaaaatatCACTCTTCGCTATTaagctcaaatttttagagtatATTTTTTAAGCTCCGGCACACTCTCGTACAATAAGTGTTATTATAGTATTGTTCTTCtcttgaaaataaacataTCTATAAATTTAGATGTCATGAATTCCAATTACTTATTTTTCGCCCATCATAGAAGTCCGACGTTATTTGTACATACGTTAGTTGTCAGAAGTCCAGTAAAAACAGAACATCGAGCCGAACCCTCGGCAGCATTCAGACAAActcaatattttatattttagctTGTTTTGGTTCGAACCAATCCGTAAATTGGCAAAAGGTTCCCTCCTGTTATTCTTTGTGTAAATTAGCTTGTTAGAACCGAGAGCTAGACTTCAAGAACTGCAGCGATAAAACTGGGATGCGTCGTgtgcatatatttttttatttttttctcgatgCCCAACACATGGGACCGGAATAATGAGGGCGTTTTTTCTTTGCTTCCAAATACACCACTAAACTTTTACTTATACTACCAAAGCTTCTTGTTCCAGAAATTTGTTCGTTagaattattgttttttgctCACCAAGTGTAAAAAGTTAGAGAATTGAGCTTTGAGGCTAATCTTTTCAAGAACTCTTTTGTTTATACTAGTTCCTTGCTCTGGGTGGTTCGTTTTTGTGTCTACCAAAGAGTCCAATTCACATTTTGTTTCTAAACAAAGAATGATCGAAAATCTTTTCCTAGtctgtaatatttttgaaaaatggtgcAGGGCACATCTTATAATACTATTTGCAGCATTATAATCACGTTTGTCTTTTTCTTCTGTGGttatttctgcaaattttcaacacaatACTTGAACAAGACTTGTGTTCCAATGTgtctttattgaaaaaaaaacttaatgcTCTTTTAGATACCAGTCTGCTTTTTGATTCTGatagatcaaaaaaaaactctccCCTCCTCCTTTTTCGGGCTCCATTCGTCTATAAATCTTGTCCTGATactatcgttttttttctattttcaactttttttgcaatccaTCTTCCAGATACCACAATGATGTTTATTCTGCAACAACTACTTCGGTTTTTtcggctcaaaaattttgaggtacttgtttattttttgttttttttttgtttcggtgtgatttgattttttaaatttttttaaagtcaattcttgataaacaaaaattagaatttttggtgTTCTAAAATGAAGAAGCAATGATCGCAAAGTTCAAAATCAACGTAAATCCACATTTCCggttttgagcatttttgacTAAGCTGGCTAAGTTTGCAAGTTCATCTAGGGAATCAAACcttaaaatatgtttaaagAGCTCTTCGAGCAACTGATTTGCCTACGGTGACACTAATTTTATATTCCCATTAACATGtgaagttgcaaaatttttagatcagTCAAACAGGCTCAATatgttgaaaacaaaaatgttaaaaaccacttctATGATGCCAAAATGGCCAAATACAATAGTACTTTCCAAActctccaaaacttttttgaaatttttttgtttagagCCAAAAAGTAgcaatttttactgaaattttttcaacttctaaattttatatgaaatttagaaaaacatttttttgatttttttaaactgtaatATTTGGTCACTATGGTGCACTAggcactttgaaaaaaattttctcaaatttaatcaaatcaaatcaaaatcgggaattttctgattttggataaatttagctcatttcattaaaaacttaGAGCCGCCGTAAAAAtctttgacaaattttttgagcgcTCATTTTGTAATTGAGCCTTTCActgagaaattaaaaacactGCAAAAAGTTCTTAGAATCAATATCTCAGATGGAATTAATATTGCTTAAGGTTTGAATAACAAAACGCTaaaagctagaaaaaaaaacgaaaatagcAATTTTGCCTAGCATAAAATACTCcctttctttatttttgtgttttttacaCGGATCCCTGCTCGTTGGCACCCACCGAGCGCAGCGGAGTACTTTAAATGATGTGAGACTGGCAGTTTTGAGGAATCCAGAGAAGCGGATTGGCTCAGCTGGCCTTGGATACCAGCTCAATTACGTTTTGATGTGTGGTCCTCTCATCCGGTTTGCTGATAGCTTTCTAATTTCGGATGTATCGTTTCTGCGTTCTTCATTCatcattcgaaaaatgtgttttgttctagtttttcacgttttccttaatgtttttttttcatagcgTTTAATTGCTCTTTTTGCCTTGTTGCAAAGCATCGTAAAATTAAGCATTCATTTCTAACAACGTGCCAAGAAGTCTGAGAATGAATAAATTGCGCATTACTTATCTATCCCCCGTTCCTTTATCGTTGTTGCAAACATTCATTTGTGTATTTGCCAGGCACGTCAAATGCACAATCTACAGAGTAAAAAACAAGCATTCGAGGTTGaggttttcacatttttattatGTTGTTCGTCTTGAGTAatacttcaaatttcagcatGCAAAACCTTTCACACTTCATTGCTCACTTTTGATGCTCGTCCTTCTGTACTCATTTCTTGGTGGATTTATATTCGATCGCATCGAGACCAATGCACACGCCGAAATGAAACGCAATGAACGGATCAATAGAACAGCGTGTGTTTCTCAAGTAAGTccttttttgtatgttttgaCTCATTCCTAATTAAATTGTCGCGCCACAAAAGTGTGCTAcatataatttaataaaaattatgggaatctctcgttcttttttttacagattctGCATTCTATTCACAGATGGAGCCATAATCAAACACACAAAGTGCAGTACGCAGAGGATATCGCTGATTGTTTTGAGCCTGAAAAgtgagaataaaaataaatgttcacaAAACACGAAGATCTTTGGAACAGTATTGCTGTAACTACAACTATGAAGACATTAACTGAGCgctttagaatttttcatgttGAAAGTCCATAAGtggaattttgaacaaatttatcaaaaaaagttatgacggttCAAATTAAACcaagaacatttttaaaaacagagTATGGTCAGTGTGTCAAAATTTCGAGGAATGTGgactttttgagtaattttaaaCATAGCTGCATGTTTGAAcggcaaaaatgtttgaataaaaacaaattgaacgAAAATAAAGTATTAAACTCCTAGAAAATCTTTCtttaaacttccaaaattatgatatgTCTGAGGTTTGACAACTTTCTGGCTGCCAAAcgaaacatttagaaaaatttttaactttttagtttagtgtttgaatatttcagcGCTAGAAGAGCAATTTAAGTCGTTTTTCTACTGGAGATTTTCACCTTAAAGTGCTCGTTTTCTAACAATATGcaataatactttttttgttaattggtTTGAtgagaattccaaaaaaaaaaagttttttgtccaATGTTAAAGCacgaaaaagttaaaaaaatttcagagacgAAAGAAGCGAATGGAATTTTGTAACTGCAACGTTATATGGTTTTGGCATTGTCACAACATTAGGTACATCATGATTTATATACTTGCACCCATTTGGTTTTAAGGGTACAACAGAATTGCGCCAATAACTTATACGGGAAGAATGTTTTGTATCGTTTATGGCATTTGTGGTATACCAGTTACAATGATCATCATTGCAAATGTTGGCCAGTACCTGAACAATTTTGCAGGAGATTCGAGACGCAAGGTCacttgttttttaatttttttttaaattccaagtTCTATTTCTAGATAGAAGCCTACAGGCAGCAGAGACGAATGTCAAAAGCTTCATTGGCCGGCAAAATTTACAAAGAATCTTCAATCCAAGTCACATCGTTAGCTCTTCTATGTGTCTTCTTAATATACGTGGCAGTTGGTGCATTACTATTGCCATTGTTAAATGGAGAACTCGACTTTTTCAACGgactttattttaattttttgtgtttaactGCGATAGATTTTGGGCAACTGGTTCCGATTCGGGTTGAGCTGCTACCAATAACATTTCTGTATGTGTGCATTGGATTGGCGATTACAACAATTGCTATCAGTTAGTTTTTAAACACTTGTGAAAATTATCatcgttttttgtttcagatattGGTTCTGAATATATGAAAAAACTTCACTACTGGGgcaagaaaatgaagaatgcCGCGCAGACAAGAATTTGGTTTGGTGGAAAAacgtaattttatttttatttttgaaagaccACATTAGTTGAAttatgttaaaattttcagtttaaaagtCAGAGACCTCCTTCATGCAGTGGGTAAGAAATGTGGCGTAGAACCAGGAATGATTGATGCATTggatttggaaaatgttgtaGAGCGGACAATTGCTatgcaggtttttttttcaaattttttttgctcatacaaattttaaaagtaatttttcaggaaggaCGGGAGCCGCCCGAGGATTTGAACGATGAGCCACCACGTGAGCCATCTCCTCGTTCAATCATTCATTCACCGTGTTCCACAAGACCATCGAATCCTCCAATGAGCCCACCATCTCCACGAGAAGACCACccatttatattcaaaatgtaCTGCAAAGCCAATTTATATTTCTGAATCTCTCATTTTGagtgttctctttttttcagggaTGCTCCTGCTCCTCGAAGCCCATTACCATTGCCGGCATATGAATTGGATATCAAAAAGCCGATATTTCAGGCATTGTCCAATGAGTTTATGAACCAATCGGCGCAGGAGAAGTTGTTTAATGATCTCGatacttttcaaattgaaattaatacTGAGCTAGTTGAGGATCATAAATGTGAAAGTGTTATCATTATTGAACCACCAGCAACATTTGAAGACATGACTATACAACACAGTCTTTGTGTTGAAGATTATGAGAGGGAAGAAAAAGGTTATTGATTATTCGATGATTGTTTTATTatcaaatcaacaaatttcagttccgAAACGATTCCGCGAAAAGAAAGAAATGTATGGTCGAGACCCGCGTAAACTGTATGAAACTTATCAAGAGGAATGGGATAGATTGGAACGGTTATCAGATAGGAAGTAAGTTGATCAGATTGATGGACTTCAATGACAAAACCAATTAAGGCACGGTCCGAGAAGGAAGTCAGTTTTGAACTTATCAAACTGTTCACCGGAACGAAGTGTTTCCCCATCTCCGATCAGGCATTCTTTAACTGGGGAGGGCCACAGAAGAGATTCGTAGTCCTGCGAAGAGTTTTACAAATTGCCGCagattttgtattttgtttaaataaataatgtaTACATATTATTACtgcatttttacaaattttgattttcagaccaATGTGAAAAAACTAGTTGAACATATATTCCGTTGATacacaattttgcaaatagaacagaaaaagttttatttcagaaatttcgagTTCCAATtatgaatttataatttttttttgagggcATATTTTGAACTACTGCCTAACTGCTGTG comes from Caenorhabditis elegans chromosome X and encodes:
- the twk-16 gene encoding Potassium channel domain-containing protein (Confirmed by transcript evidence), with product MMFILQQLLRFFRLKNFEHAKPFTLHCSLLMLVLLYSFLGGFIFDRIETNAHAEMKRNERINRTACVSQILHSIHRWSHNQTHKVQYAEDIADCFEPEKDERSEWNFVTATLYGFGIVTTLGYNRIAPITYTGRMFCIVYGICGIPVTMIIIANVGQYLNNFAGDSRRKIEAYRQQRRMSKASLAGKIYKESSIQVTSLALLCVFLIYVAVGALLLPLLNGELDFFNGLYFNFLCLTAIDFGQLVPIRVELLPITFLYVCIGLAITTIAINIGSEYMKKLHYWGKKMKNAAQTRIWFGGKTLKVRDLLHAVGKKCGVEPGMIDALDLENVVERTIAMQEGREPPEDLNDEPPREPSPRSIIHSPCSTRPSNPPMSPPSPREDHPFIFKMDAPAPRSPLPLPAYELDIKKPIFQALSNEFMNQSAQEKLFNDLDTFQIEINTELVEDHKCESVIIIEPPATFEDMTIQHSLCVEDYEREEKVPKRFREKKEMYGRDPRKLYETYQEEWDRLERLSDRKHGPRRKSVLNLSNCSPERSVSPSPIRHSLTGEGHRRDS